In Desulfuromonas sp. KJ2020, a single window of DNA contains:
- a CDS encoding metal-dependent transcriptional regulator, with protein sequence MKLSEKAEEILEALWIATEEEGENGAHFQTLDVGPDDEGLRELDRLAYIEVRGERVHLRQEGREEAKMTVRRHRLAERLMMDVLDIKGASGDAKACEFEHLLHQGVDTKICTLLNHPTTCPHGKPIPPGKCCLEAQARGEAGVVPLTEVNAGQKGEIAYLSVTDPKKMQKLMSLGVLPGNQLRLARTFPAYVFTVGNSEFAVDEDLAREIFVRKI encoded by the coding sequence ATGAAGCTTTCGGAAAAAGCCGAGGAAATTCTTGAGGCGCTATGGATAGCGACCGAAGAAGAAGGGGAGAATGGCGCCCACTTCCAAACCCTCGATGTCGGCCCTGATGACGAAGGCCTTCGGGAACTGGATCGCCTGGCCTACATTGAGGTCAGGGGAGAGCGTGTGCACCTGCGTCAGGAAGGCCGGGAAGAGGCCAAAATGACTGTTCGCCGCCACCGTCTGGCCGAACGCCTCATGATGGATGTGCTGGATATCAAGGGGGCGAGCGGTGACGCCAAGGCCTGTGAGTTTGAACATCTTCTTCACCAGGGCGTAGATACCAAAATCTGCACGCTGCTCAATCATCCCACCACCTGCCCGCATGGAAAACCTATTCCCCCGGGCAAATGTTGCCTTGAAGCCCAGGCGCGCGGGGAGGCCGGCGTTGTACCCCTCACGGAGGTCAATGCGGGGCAAAAGGGAGAGATTGCCTATCTGTCCGTGACCGATCCCAAAAAGATGCAAAAACTGATGAGTCTAGGAGTCCTGCCCGGCAATCAGTTGCGGCTGGCGCGGACTTTTCCGGCCTACGTCTTCACGGTTGGAAATTCCGAGTTTGCCGTCGACGAAGACCTGGCGAGGGAAATTTTTGTCAGAAAAATCTGA
- the feoB gene encoding ferrous iron transport protein B: MAAVDKGQDAPRIILVGSPNVGKSSLFNELTGTYTTVSNYPGTSVEISRGHCDIAGTRYEVLDTPGMYSLIPISEEEKVARDILLNETPHVVIHVIDARNVERMLPMTLQLVEAGLPMMLVINIMDEAERLGIQIDFPALRERLGIPVIGAATARRRGLQEIRQAIGNQDFCVGAPFSYSPDLEDDIQEISTCFQSDYRLSRRSLALLLLQKDTHIQALVGDREGELTEPLMECVKKVAFARRSDLHLHISLERKRITRNLLNGVLTQEGGRKPSMSDRLSALTMNPLTGFPFLLATLYFGLYKFVGGFGAGTVVDFLESTLFEAYLIPWLLHLGDRFLPWYWLHELMVGEYGIFTLAIRYAVAIVLPIVGTFFLAFSIIEDTGYFPRLAMLVDRIFKKIGLNGRAVIPLVLGFGCDTMATIVTRTLETVRERIIATVLLALAIPCSAQLGVILGLLSSVPGALAVWTLSMALVFLLIGFLAARLVPGEQPMFYMEIPPLRMPQLRNVITKTLTRMQWYFVEIFPLFIIASVLLWAGKLSGALAWVVKEMEPVMTMLGLPSQASAAFIFGFFRRDFGAAGLYDMQTSGLLSPVQLTVAAVTLTLFVPCVAQFLVMNKERGWKVAFGIFIFVTLLAFGVGWLLNKMLLFTGVLA; the protein is encoded by the coding sequence ATGGCCGCCGTTGATAAAGGCCAAGACGCTCCCCGTATCATTCTTGTCGGCAGCCCCAACGTCGGCAAGAGCTCTCTGTTCAACGAGCTGACCGGAACGTACACCACCGTTTCAAATTATCCTGGTACCTCCGTCGAGATTTCCCGCGGGCACTGCGATATCGCCGGGACCCGCTATGAGGTCCTCGATACGCCTGGCATGTACTCGCTTATACCGATTTCCGAAGAGGAAAAGGTGGCGCGGGATATCCTGCTGAACGAAACGCCCCACGTCGTCATTCACGTTATCGATGCCCGCAATGTTGAGCGCATGCTCCCCATGACCCTTCAGCTAGTCGAAGCGGGCCTTCCCATGATGCTGGTCATCAATATTATGGATGAGGCGGAGCGACTGGGCATCCAGATTGATTTTCCCGCGCTGCGTGAACGACTCGGCATTCCCGTGATCGGGGCGGCGACGGCGCGCCGCCGAGGTCTTCAGGAAATTCGGCAGGCGATTGGCAATCAGGATTTCTGCGTCGGTGCCCCGTTTTCCTACTCCCCCGACCTCGAAGATGATATTCAGGAAATATCAACCTGTTTTCAGAGCGATTACCGACTCAGCCGCCGCTCGCTCGCGCTGCTTCTTTTGCAGAAGGACACACATATCCAGGCACTGGTTGGGGACAGGGAAGGGGAGTTGACTGAGCCGCTGATGGAGTGCGTCAAGAAGGTTGCCTTTGCCCGACGTTCTGATCTTCACCTGCATATCAGCCTGGAGCGCAAAAGAATTACCCGCAATCTTCTTAACGGAGTTCTGACCCAGGAAGGGGGCAGAAAACCGTCGATGTCGGACCGTCTTTCTGCCCTGACCATGAATCCCTTGACCGGGTTCCCCTTTTTGTTGGCTACCCTCTATTTCGGGCTGTACAAGTTTGTCGGCGGCTTTGGTGCCGGTACTGTGGTCGATTTTCTAGAGTCGACGCTTTTTGAGGCGTACCTCATCCCCTGGCTCCTGCACCTGGGGGATCGCTTTCTGCCCTGGTACTGGCTGCACGAACTCATGGTGGGGGAATACGGCATATTTACGCTGGCCATACGCTATGCCGTCGCCATTGTGCTGCCTATCGTCGGTACCTTTTTTCTCGCCTTCTCCATTATTGAAGATACCGGCTATTTTCCGCGTCTGGCCATGCTGGTTGATCGGATTTTCAAAAAAATCGGGCTGAACGGTCGAGCGGTCATTCCTCTGGTGCTCGGTTTTGGCTGCGACACCATGGCCACGATCGTTACACGCACCCTGGAAACCGTACGGGAGAGAATCATCGCCACAGTCCTGCTGGCCTTGGCTATCCCCTGTTCGGCTCAACTTGGCGTCATTCTCGGCCTTTTATCCAGCGTGCCCGGGGCCTTGGCCGTCTGGACCCTCAGCATGGCTCTCGTCTTTCTGCTCATCGGGTTTTTGGCTGCCCGTCTGGTGCCGGGGGAGCAGCCCATGTTTTACATGGAGATCCCTCCCTTGCGCATGCCCCAGTTGCGCAACGTGATAACCAAGACGCTGACCCGGATGCAATGGTACTTTGTCGAGATATTCCCCTTGTTCATTATCGCTTCCGTGCTGTTGTGGGCCGGCAAGCTCAGTGGGGCCCTGGCCTGGGTGGTGAAGGAGATGGAGCCCGTCATGACGATGCTGGGGCTGCCCTCCCAGGCCTCCGCCGCCTTTATTTTCGGATTCTTTCGGCGGGATTTCGGCGCGGCCGGGCTTTATGACATGCAGACATCCGGTCTGCTTTCGCCGGTCCAATTGACTGTTGCCGCGGTTACTTTGACTCTTTTCGTGCCCTGTGTGGCCCAGTTTCTGGTTATGAATAAAGAGAGGGGATGGAAGGTTGCCTTCGGGATTTTTATCTTCGTTACGCTTCTCGCGTTTGGGGTCGGCTGGCTTCTCAATAAGATGCTGCTCTTTACGGGTGTACTGGCATGA
- a CDS encoding Fur family transcriptional regulator, with protein sequence MQEVKKIFHDYLAQQGLKSTRQREIILDEFLRFGSHPSTEDLYLKLRKKHPQIGYATVHRTLKLLAECGLAEGHNFGDGQTRYESCIDEKHHDHLVCTDCGAILEFYDPRIEKLQDEVARDHGFTIRNHRLELYGLCSKCTQKK encoded by the coding sequence ATGCAGGAAGTCAAAAAAATCTTTCACGACTACCTGGCCCAGCAGGGGCTTAAAAGTACCCGACAACGGGAGATCATCCTTGACGAGTTTCTCCGTTTCGGATCCCATCCCTCCACCGAAGACCTCTATCTCAAACTACGCAAAAAACATCCCCAGATTGGCTACGCAACCGTACACCGCACGCTGAAGCTGCTGGCCGAATGCGGTCTGGCCGAAGGCCATAACTTTGGGGACGGGCAGACCCGCTACGAGTCCTGTATCGATGAAAAGCATCATGACCACCTCGTTTGTACCGATTGTGGCGCCATACTGGAATTCTACGACCCGCGCATTGAGAAACTGCAGGATGAAGTTGCCAGGGACCATGGCTTCACGATCAGAAATCATCGACTCGAACTCTATGGCCTCTGCTCCAAATGCACTCAAAAAAAATAA
- a CDS encoding PaaI family thioesterase, translated as MAELLVDGNVPRRSKETQFRMEGWIACAPCEDLLGIHIEKAEEGRAVLTMPFTVKLAQGGGFMHGGALTTLGDTAVAMAIKSLLPPDSIFATTELHLDFIAPVKEGTVTAEAVVTGPVQRIFQGAATLFDADGRVVARLKTQFKVARGQGFDD; from the coding sequence ATGGCAGAACTTCTGGTTGACGGCAACGTGCCTCGGCGTTCCAAGGAGACTCAGTTCCGCATGGAGGGCTGGATTGCCTGTGCCCCCTGTGAGGACCTGCTGGGTATCCATATTGAAAAGGCCGAGGAGGGCAGAGCTGTTCTCACCATGCCTTTCACCGTCAAACTGGCGCAAGGCGGTGGCTTCATGCATGGCGGCGCGCTGACAACCCTTGGCGACACGGCGGTGGCGATGGCGATAAAATCCCTTTTGCCGCCAGATTCGATCTTTGCCACCACCGAGCTGCACCTGGATTTTATCGCTCCCGTCAAGGAAGGCACCGTGACGGCGGAAGCGGTCGTCACCGGACCGGTACAGCGTATTTTTCAGGGAGCCGCCACTCTGTTCGATGCCGACGGACGGGTCGTGGCGCGGCTTAAAACCCAGTTCAAAGTGGCCCGAGGACAAGGCTTCGACGACTGA
- a CDS encoding cytochrome c biogenesis CcdA family protein, protein MTGSADITIWIAFSAGILSFFSPCVLPLIPSYLTYITGLSFGQLKEAHPSTKVRVTVFLHSLTFIAGFSVVFIALGAIAGVASSTFQTHMREGLIWIQRIGGILIFLFGVHMSGLFHFGVLLGEKRVHVQRKPSGFVGTFLVGLAFAAGWTPCIGPILGGILTLAASSSGGYARGVILLSFYSAGLGIPFLISGVLFHGFLSFFNKFRKHIRIMEIVTGLLLMIVGVMLFFNMFGKLSGYLYRWLPMAG, encoded by the coding sequence ATGACTGGTTCCGCTGATATCACCATCTGGATCGCTTTTTCCGCCGGGATACTGTCGTTTTTTTCCCCCTGTGTCCTGCCCCTTATTCCCTCCTACCTGACCTACATCACGGGGCTTTCCTTCGGGCAGCTGAAAGAGGCGCATCCCAGCACTAAAGTCAGGGTGACGGTTTTTCTGCATTCCTTGACCTTCATCGCCGGCTTCTCCGTCGTTTTTATTGCCCTGGGGGCCATAGCCGGGGTGGCTTCATCCACCTTCCAGACTCACATGCGTGAGGGGCTCATCTGGATTCAACGGATTGGCGGAATTCTCATTTTTCTCTTCGGCGTTCATATGAGCGGCCTGTTTCATTTCGGGGTTCTCCTTGGCGAGAAGCGCGTCCATGTCCAACGAAAACCGAGTGGCTTTGTCGGAACCTTTCTGGTCGGACTCGCTTTCGCTGCGGGCTGGACCCCCTGCATCGGGCCCATTCTCGGCGGCATACTCACGCTGGCCGCCAGCTCTTCCGGCGGCTATGCGCGTGGGGTGATTCTGCTCTCCTTCTACTCGGCCGGGCTCGGGATTCCGTTTCTTATCTCCGGTGTGCTTTTTCATGGCTTTCTGTCGTTTTTCAACAAGTTTCGCAAGCATATCCGGATCATGGAAATTGTTACCGGCCTGCTGCTCATGATTGTGGGCGTTATGCTCTTCTTCAATATGTTCGGCAAGCTTTCCGGCTACCTCTACCGCTGGCTTCCCATGGCTGGTTAG
- a CDS encoding YgiQ family radical SAM protein → MDFLPTCLEDMKKRGWDELDVLFVSGDAYVDHPSFGVPLLARYLLANGFRVGIIAQPDWREREAFAVMGRPRLFAAVSAGAMDSMVNHYTAARKRRRDDAYTPGGRAGARPDRALITYTAAVKAAFKGLPVVLGGIEGSLRRLAHYDYWTDAVRRSILVDTKADLLIYGMGEKPLLEVARRMQAGEPFESIQDVRGTAFIGRDCPTESVALPSFEEVSQNKNAFNQAFRQVSEESNPFRGRALCQGHGNRQVIVNPPQRPLSQEEMDRIYALPFTRRPHPDYTEAIPAFIQIRHSITSHRGCFGGCSFCAIAGHQGQSIQSRSEASILAEVSRLVRDPEFSGTITDVGGPTANMYGLKCKNPEAETACRRVSCLFPRICANLDTRDGKAVHLLQKIRETKGVRHVFVASGVRFDLFAKQPAYLDELLRHHVGGLLKVAPESASDDVLALMHKPPVRIFEEFLQAFRQFNRSEATRLGIVPYFISGHPGSTLPAMVDGALFLCRNGLRVEQVQEFTPTPGTLSTCIYYTGVDPFSGQEVYVPRSARERRLQKSLLLWHLPESRQDILEALKLTGRLDDGSMLLDLADSGRGFKEKGKKRQLKRK, encoded by the coding sequence ATCGATTTTTTGCCAACCTGTCTGGAAGATATGAAAAAAAGGGGGTGGGACGAACTCGATGTCCTTTTTGTCAGTGGTGACGCCTATGTCGACCACCCTTCTTTTGGCGTTCCTCTGTTGGCCCGTTATCTACTCGCCAACGGTTTTCGGGTCGGAATCATCGCCCAGCCTGATTGGCGGGAACGCGAGGCCTTTGCAGTGATGGGGCGTCCTCGCCTGTTTGCCGCCGTGTCCGCGGGGGCAATGGACTCGATGGTCAATCATTATACCGCCGCCCGCAAAAGGCGCCGCGACGATGCCTATACGCCCGGTGGCCGTGCCGGTGCCCGTCCTGATCGCGCCCTCATAACCTATACGGCCGCTGTCAAGGCTGCGTTCAAAGGACTGCCCGTTGTCCTGGGCGGCATTGAGGGGAGTCTTCGCCGGCTGGCCCACTACGATTATTGGACTGATGCGGTGCGACGTTCTATTCTTGTCGATACTAAGGCCGATTTGCTGATTTACGGAATGGGCGAAAAGCCCTTGCTCGAAGTTGCCCGGCGCATGCAGGCAGGCGAGCCTTTTGAATCGATTCAGGATGTGCGGGGAACGGCTTTTATCGGTCGCGACTGTCCAACGGAAAGCGTTGCCCTGCCATCCTTTGAAGAGGTCAGCCAAAACAAAAACGCTTTCAACCAAGCGTTCCGACAGGTGTCGGAAGAATCAAATCCTTTTCGGGGGCGCGCGCTTTGCCAGGGGCATGGAAATCGACAAGTCATCGTCAATCCACCTCAAAGGCCGCTCAGCCAAGAGGAGATGGACCGCATCTACGCCCTGCCTTTCACTCGACGGCCACATCCGGACTATACGGAGGCTATACCGGCGTTTATCCAGATCCGTCATTCCATTACCTCCCACCGCGGCTGTTTTGGTGGATGCTCTTTCTGTGCGATTGCCGGTCATCAGGGCCAGTCGATACAATCTCGTTCCGAAGCCTCCATCCTGGCAGAAGTAAGTCGCCTGGTTCGAGATCCTGAATTTTCTGGGACGATCACGGATGTCGGTGGGCCTACCGCCAACATGTATGGGCTGAAATGCAAAAACCCGGAGGCTGAAACGGCTTGTCGCCGAGTCAGCTGTCTGTTTCCGCGAATCTGTGCGAACCTGGATACCCGTGACGGCAAGGCGGTTCATCTTTTGCAAAAAATCCGCGAGACAAAGGGGGTGCGGCATGTCTTTGTGGCTTCCGGCGTCCGGTTCGATCTGTTTGCAAAGCAGCCGGCTTATTTAGACGAGCTGCTTAGACACCATGTCGGCGGATTACTCAAAGTGGCCCCGGAATCGGCCTCGGATGATGTTTTAGCTTTGATGCACAAGCCTCCTGTCCGTATTTTCGAGGAGTTTCTTCAGGCCTTTCGTCAATTTAACCGTTCAGAGGCGACTCGGTTGGGCATCGTCCCTTACTTTATCTCCGGACATCCGGGCAGTACTTTACCCGCTATGGTTGATGGGGCCCTTTTTTTGTGCAGAAATGGTTTGCGCGTGGAGCAGGTCCAGGAATTCACCCCGACTCCTGGAACCCTGTCAACCTGCATCTATTACACTGGAGTAGATCCTTTCAGTGGCCAGGAGGTTTATGTGCCACGCTCTGCCCGTGAACGTAGACTGCAGAAGTCCCTCCTCTTATGGCATCTGCCCGAAAGCCGCCAGGATATCCTCGAAGCGCTGAAATTGACAGGCCGGCTGGATGATGGTTCGATGCTGCTGGATCTGGCCGATTCGGGTCGTGGATTTAAGGAAAAGGGAAAGAAACGACAACTGAAAAGAAAATGA
- a CDS encoding HD domain-containing phosphohydrolase, with product MNSLKFKILGLTIAIMIGAVCLTVWHNLKTQKALLSQIATENSRILGETIRTSITTNTNHGNLTEIITLFEKIANEPAFKGVRIFDEAGRILVSADPTEVGGHVPSRDLMAYQKGQVSYSRIVFGNEHQKTFIPIPNSSNCHGCHSPERAFVGILEVDMSLSELDAIRSKGQKTTLLSSMGMLAVLILTLTSFILFYVDAPLRKLMSSMEFVEKGHFDHAHTEIHSSAEMSELTNKFNMMVDRLKELIDTKIRHERELAVSQEKLAFHEEIQEMNLTLEERLKEIEYLNITLEERLEEIEDAHFRITDLASELEHKNVTLEQAVSRLSALNRMSFALNSTMDSERLFALMTSKTLEAVSACIGYILLIEKGGDELRIGATVGLPPHITAGTRIPLRVGGISNWVIQNRCPLLLKDFKDSPRFDEFSYFGFKRETVMYAPLMVKNEVSGIICMANRTDGIAFASEDLDLLSTIASQASVAINNANLYQEQEATYLSTVQALVSAIEANDAYTRGHSDRVRRYSIELAKHMGLHESSVRRLEQAAILHDIGKIGIAATILHKEEALSPPEIEALRQHPVIGVRILEPIRFFGDITKIIEQHHEQFDGNGYPHGIAGDDICLEARILAVADTFDAMTSDRPYRKALSCELAIEEIEEQSGIQFDPEVTEAFIELCRKNRYKYCA from the coding sequence ATGAACTCCCTGAAATTTAAAATCCTGGGACTGACCATTGCCATCATGATTGGCGCCGTCTGTTTGACGGTTTGGCATAACCTGAAAACACAAAAAGCCCTCCTTTCACAAATCGCTACGGAAAACAGTCGTATTCTCGGCGAAACCATCCGCACCAGCATTACCACCAACACCAACCACGGTAACCTTACTGAAATAATCACGCTTTTTGAAAAAATAGCCAACGAACCAGCCTTCAAGGGAGTTCGTATATTTGACGAAGCCGGCCGCATCCTCGTTTCCGCCGATCCCACCGAGGTCGGTGGGCATGTTCCGTCCAGGGATCTGATGGCCTACCAAAAGGGCCAAGTCAGCTATTCAAGGATTGTCTTCGGCAACGAACACCAGAAGACCTTCATTCCCATACCAAATTCCAGCAACTGTCACGGTTGTCATAGCCCTGAGAGGGCGTTCGTAGGTATCCTCGAAGTGGATATGTCTTTAAGCGAACTGGACGCTATCCGCAGCAAAGGCCAGAAAACGACCTTACTCTCCTCCATGGGAATGCTGGCCGTACTGATTTTGACCCTAACCTCCTTCATTCTGTTTTATGTGGATGCACCGCTACGGAAGCTGATGAGTTCCATGGAATTCGTCGAGAAGGGACATTTTGACCATGCCCACACTGAAATTCACAGTTCTGCCGAAATGTCCGAGCTTACAAACAAGTTCAATATGATGGTGGATCGCTTAAAAGAACTAATAGACACCAAGATCAGGCACGAGCGGGAATTGGCGGTCAGTCAGGAAAAGTTGGCTTTTCATGAGGAAATCCAGGAGATGAACCTCACCCTGGAGGAGCGGCTTAAAGAGATTGAATATCTCAACATCACCCTTGAGGAGCGACTTGAAGAAATCGAGGACGCTCATTTTCGTATTACGGACTTGGCCAGTGAACTGGAGCACAAGAATGTGACGCTTGAGCAGGCCGTTTCCCGCCTGTCAGCTCTCAATAGAATGAGTTTCGCCCTCAACTCAACGATGGATTCCGAAAGACTCTTCGCCCTTATGACAAGCAAGACCCTGGAGGCGGTAAGCGCCTGTATAGGTTATATTCTTTTGATTGAAAAGGGTGGGGATGAACTGAGAATCGGAGCCACTGTCGGGCTCCCGCCTCACATCACGGCTGGAACCCGGATCCCCTTGCGCGTAGGAGGCATATCCAACTGGGTCATACAAAACCGCTGCCCCCTACTGCTTAAAGATTTCAAGGATTCGCCACGCTTTGACGAATTCAGTTATTTCGGCTTCAAAAGAGAAACGGTCATGTACGCCCCCCTGATGGTTAAAAATGAAGTCAGTGGAATTATTTGCATGGCCAACAGAACAGATGGGATTGCCTTCGCCTCGGAAGATCTCGACCTTCTGTCGACCATCGCCTCCCAGGCCAGTGTGGCTATCAACAATGCCAACCTCTACCAGGAGCAGGAAGCAACCTACCTTAGTACCGTCCAGGCACTCGTTTCGGCGATAGAGGCCAACGATGCCTATACGCGCGGCCATTCAGATCGCGTTCGACGATACAGCATCGAATTGGCCAAGCATATGGGCCTGCATGAATCATCCGTGAGACGACTGGAGCAGGCCGCCATTCTTCATGATATCGGGAAAATAGGCATCGCCGCGACCATCCTGCACAAAGAGGAAGCTCTTTCCCCTCCAGAGATTGAAGCCTTGCGGCAGCATCCAGTGATCGGTGTCCGCATTCTGGAGCCCATTCGTTTTTTCGGTGACATCACGAAGATCATCGAACAGCACCATGAACAGTTTGATGGCAACGGTTATCCCCACGGCATAGCGGGAGACGACATCTGCCTTGAGGCCCGCATTCTCGCGGTTGCGGATACATTTGACGCCATGACCTCAGACCGCCCCTACCGGAAAGCACTCTCCTGCGAGCTGGCCATTGAAGAGATCGAAGAGCAGTCAGGCATTCAGTTTGATCCGGAAGTCACAGAGGCGTTTATCGAACTTTGCCGTAAAAACCGCTACAAATATTGCGCCTGA
- a CDS encoding DUF2065 domain-containing protein, giving the protein MKFLLVVLGVVLVLEGAPYFLSPESTKRVLRELLRIPGKSMRLMGFLFMLTGLFLVYLGTG; this is encoded by the coding sequence ATGAAGTTCTTGCTGGTCGTTTTGGGTGTTGTCCTTGTTCTTGAAGGCGCCCCCTATTTTCTTTCCCCCGAATCCACCAAGCGGGTTTTGCGGGAATTGCTTCGGATACCCGGAAAAAGCATGCGTTTGATGGGGTTTTTGTTTATGCTCACAGGGCTTTTTCTTGTTTATCTCGGTACCGGTTAA
- a CDS encoding HDOD domain-containing protein, with translation MHADLKSVVATVGDLPPMPAVAVKVMELLQDPESTADGLANAISADPAVSARILKIANSSFYGLQRQVSTLKAAIVILGQKTLRSLVLAASLTGMHRKYGLQEKMLWEDSVGAAIAGRLLAQHLRSLDPEEAFLAGLFRHIGKVVRSNNNNDEFTSIIQAVYNGEGTFSELEKHYFPHNHAVVGAAVLDKWNFAPALIQSTLHHEDLDVDPDEDPNAYRLTAAINLAGTMCRKLGIGQRSPEEDLDLSKTAGAKALGMDEGDLDDLVAQFRKVYAENRGLFFS, from the coding sequence ATGCATGCTGATTTGAAATCTGTTGTGGCGACCGTGGGCGATTTGCCCCCCATGCCCGCGGTAGCCGTCAAAGTTATGGAACTGCTGCAGGATCCCGAGAGCACTGCTGATGGATTGGCCAATGCCATTTCCGCTGACCCCGCTGTTTCAGCCCGTATCCTTAAAATTGCCAATTCCTCGTTTTACGGATTGCAGCGTCAGGTGTCGACCCTGAAAGCCGCTATCGTTATTTTGGGGCAGAAGACTTTGAGAAGCCTGGTTCTTGCGGCCAGCCTGACCGGGATGCACCGCAAATACGGATTGCAGGAAAAAATGCTTTGGGAAGATTCCGTTGGCGCCGCCATCGCCGGACGGTTGCTGGCTCAGCATCTGCGTTCACTGGATCCGGAGGAGGCCTTTTTGGCCGGCCTTTTCCGTCATATCGGTAAAGTTGTACGCAGCAATAACAATAACGATGAATTTACCAGTATTATACAGGCTGTATATAACGGGGAAGGGACTTTTTCCGAACTGGAAAAACACTATTTTCCCCATAATCATGCTGTTGTCGGGGCCGCTGTTCTCGACAAGTGGAACTTCGCACCGGCACTGATTCAAAGTACGCTGCATCATGAAGACCTGGATGTGGACCCTGACGAAGATCCAAATGCCTACCGCCTCACCGCTGCCATCAATCTAGCTGGCACCATGTGTCGAAAGCTAGGGATTGGACAGCGTTCGCCGGAGGAAGACCTGGATCTTTCCAAGACTGCAGGGGCCAAGGCCCTTGGGATGGATGAGGGCGATCTGGATGATCTGGTGGCCCAATTCAGGAAAGTCTATGCCGAAAATCGCGGGCTATTTTTCTCCTGA
- a CDS encoding redoxin family protein — protein MPAGRVVVGSIAPDFTLKNLKGEPVSLAQFRGKVVFLNFWASWCPPCREEMPSMERLNEVFGSSDFVMLAVNVEDDGPRSVPEWLKENPYTFPILFDPQGQEKMRYGVTAIPETFLIDKKGVVVDRFLGAYDWSSVYTLKEILSLINEE, from the coding sequence GTGCCGGCAGGACGCGTGGTTGTCGGGAGCATCGCCCCTGATTTTACCCTGAAAAATCTGAAGGGCGAACCGGTCTCTTTGGCGCAGTTTCGCGGCAAAGTGGTCTTTCTCAATTTCTGGGCCAGTTGGTGTCCGCCCTGCCGTGAGGAAATGCCCTCCATGGAACGGTTGAACGAGGTGTTCGGCAGCAGCGATTTTGTCATGCTGGCGGTCAATGTAGAGGATGACGGTCCGCGCTCTGTGCCTGAATGGCTTAAAGAAAATCCCTACACGTTTCCTATCCTCTTTGATCCGCAAGGTCAGGAAAAGATGCGCTACGGTGTCACGGCCATACCGGAGACGTTTCTGATCGATAAAAAAGGTGTTGTGGTCGATCGTTTTCTGGGTGCCTACGACTGGTCTTCCGTGTACACTCTTAAGGAAATCCTTTCTCTAATCAACGAGGAATAA
- the queA gene encoding tRNA preQ1(34) S-adenosylmethionine ribosyltransferase-isomerase QueA, translated as MRLEDFDFELPAELIAQYPPDSREESRLMVLDRPHRNILCGNFPDILDQFCPGDVLVLNDTKVIPARLHGTKATGGKIEVFLVRRLESNQEDWICLTKCSKAPKVGSRLLLGGEIEGTVLADGEAPYKVIRFTCAGDFHQLLEKVGRIPLPPYIRREDTSVDRERYQTVFARSKGAVAAPTAGLHFTRDILASLQEKGVEIVSLTLHVGLGTFLPVRVENILEHRMHGESFHIPEATADIINLAKKEGRRVIALGTTTTRTLEFALSGENMVKAGEGISDLFIYPGFRFRIVDALITNFHLPCSTLMMLVSAFAGRDFILEAYRRAVEERFRFFSYGDCMMIV; from the coding sequence ATGCGTCTTGAAGATTTCGATTTTGAACTGCCGGCAGAACTCATAGCGCAGTATCCCCCCGATTCCCGTGAAGAATCTCGTCTAATGGTTTTGGACAGGCCTCACCGGAACATACTCTGCGGCAATTTTCCTGATATCCTTGATCAATTTTGCCCTGGTGATGTTCTCGTCCTCAATGACACTAAAGTCATTCCTGCCAGGCTTCATGGAACCAAGGCGACTGGAGGCAAGATCGAGGTCTTCCTGGTACGACGCCTCGAATCAAACCAGGAAGACTGGATCTGTCTGACCAAATGCTCCAAAGCTCCCAAGGTCGGAAGTCGTCTGCTGCTGGGCGGTGAAATTGAAGGAACTGTTCTCGCTGACGGGGAGGCGCCCTATAAGGTTATTCGTTTCACCTGTGCCGGGGATTTCCACCAACTGCTGGAGAAGGTTGGACGGATTCCTTTGCCTCCGTATATTCGTCGGGAAGACACCTCGGTGGATCGGGAACGATATCAGACAGTTTTCGCTCGTTCGAAGGGCGCCGTGGCGGCCCCGACTGCCGGTCTGCATTTTACCCGGGACATTCTTGCCTCGCTGCAGGAAAAAGGGGTTGAAATCGTCTCTCTGACCCTGCATGTCGGTTTGGGAACCTTTTTGCCTGTGAGGGTTGAGAATATCCTGGAACACCGTATGCATGGGGAATCGTTCCATATCCCCGAAGCAACGGCCGATATCATTAATCTGGCAAAAAAAGAAGGGCGTCGCGTAATCGCCCTGGGTACGACAACGACCCGCACTCTCGAATTTGCCCTGTCCGGCGAAAATATGGTCAAAGCAGGTGAAGGTATCAGTGATCTTTTTATTTATCCAGGCTTCAGGTTCAGGATTGTCGATGCGTTGATTACAAACTTCCACCTTCCTTGTTCCACCTTGATGATGCTGGTCTCCGCTTTTGCCGGGCGTGATTTTATCTTGGAAGCATATCGCCGAGCGGTTGAGGAACGTTTTCGTTTTTTCAGCTATGGCGATTGCATGATGATTGTATAG